In a single window of the Planctomycetia bacterium genome:
- a CDS encoding NUDIX domain-containing protein gives MSTCSDDNQPFVVQACGRFPMDCVRIEYDLAPRPTTDDLDAAIAVEWDRQLALAKDTDRLLFNGELLRYVRHEVRPSPHGEVFTLTVGPTCYRDFVGTNLYNKHRLAEFGWERFANPIGTTATIVSADDRICYGRRSSRVSYHANHVHTFGGALEKADMTTEGRIDAFAAVARELEEELGLRREELHDLICVGMIRDKEIHQPEMLFEARIELTVEELRQRWQTAEAKDEHDEIVWLPNEPGAIAPFIQSCGLIAPVAVGALFIHERLQKLPKS, from the coding sequence TTGTCGACATGTAGCGATGACAATCAGCCGTTCGTCGTTCAGGCCTGCGGCCGGTTCCCGATGGACTGCGTCAGGATTGAGTACGATCTCGCGCCCCGGCCGACGACCGATGATCTCGACGCGGCCATCGCCGTCGAATGGGACCGGCAACTGGCCCTCGCCAAAGACACCGATCGACTCCTCTTCAACGGTGAACTGCTCCGCTATGTGCGGCACGAGGTGCGGCCCTCGCCGCACGGCGAAGTTTTTACCCTGACCGTCGGGCCGACCTGTTACCGCGACTTCGTCGGCACCAATCTCTACAACAAGCATCGCCTCGCCGAATTCGGCTGGGAGCGCTTCGCCAATCCGATCGGCACCACGGCGACGATCGTTAGTGCCGACGACCGCATCTGCTACGGCCGGCGATCCTCGCGCGTCTCGTACCACGCGAATCACGTCCACACATTCGGCGGCGCGCTGGAAAAGGCGGACATGACGACCGAGGGCCGGATCGACGCTTTCGCCGCCGTCGCAAGGGAGCTTGAGGAGGAGTTGGGCCTGCGCCGCGAGGAGCTGCACGATCTCATCTGCGTCGGCATGATCCGCGACAAGGAAATTCACCAGCCGGAAATGCTCTTCGAGGCTCGTATCGAACTAACGGTTGAGGAACTGCGTCAGCGATGGCAAACGGCCGAGGCAAAGGACGAGCACGATGAGATCGTCTGGCTGCCCAACGAGCCGGGCGCCATCGCTCCCTTTATCCAGTCCTGCGGCCTCATTGCGCCCGTCGCCGTCGGCGCGCTCTTCATCCACGAGAGATTGCAGAAACTACCCAAGTCGTGA
- a CDS encoding prepilin-type N-terminal cleavage/methylation domain-containing protein: MKKRGFTLIELLITITIIAILIGILLPALSSSRKLGRRSVALARLRDLGVGSLAYAQDNEDWFATLIDPEERSFRGLSHLGRALQLPPEVFLNPNTMDQATNRLTEDGRPILAEVDGAEITDEMTITPANIAQVRWHCSFSYDNDPKTSQTGAALKMNSTLPRVFMGDRADYENGRTYSNNWQGDGMTLLWTDGHAEFSKLRSINDQSDPNIYHHNEFEGEGGNEVNDGVAVSPATRDTHLRFFTEEEDDELLPD; this comes from the coding sequence ATGAAGAAGCGCGGATTCACGCTGATCGAACTGCTCATCACGATCACGATTATCGCCATCCTGATTGGGATACTCCTTCCCGCGCTATCCAGTTCCCGAAAGCTGGGCCGCCGCAGTGTCGCCCTGGCCCGGCTCCGCGACCTCGGCGTCGGCTCCCTCGCCTACGCTCAGGACAATGAGGACTGGTTCGCAACCCTCATCGACCCGGAAGAGCGGAGCTTTCGCGGGCTCAGCCACCTCGGCCGGGCACTTCAACTGCCGCCGGAGGTCTTTCTCAACCCCAACACGATGGATCAAGCCACGAATCGCCTGACCGAGGATGGGCGTCCGATCCTCGCCGAGGTGGACGGCGCCGAGATCACCGACGAGATGACAATTACGCCAGCGAACATCGCTCAGGTGCGCTGGCACTGCTCGTTCTCATACGACAATGATCCCAAGACGAGCCAGACCGGGGCGGCGCTGAAGATGAATTCCACCCTGCCGCGCGTCTTCATGGGCGATCGGGCGGATTACGAGAACGGCCGTACCTACTCGAACAACTGGCAGGGCGACGGAATGACTCTCCTATGGACGGATGGCCACGCAGAATTCTCGAAGCTGCGATCCATCAACGATCAATCCGACCCCAATATCTACCACCACAATGAGTTTGAGGGCGAAGGCGGCAACGAGGTTAACGACGGCGTCGCCGTCTCCCCCGCGACGCGCGACACGCACCTGCGGTTCTTTACCGAGGAGGAGGATGACGAACTACTGCCGGATTGA
- the yajC gene encoding preprotein translocase subunit YajC gives MIPLISLIAQTTQPNPAAPQGLESLLPMLAVMGIVIYFLMIRPQSKERKTRAAMLAAVKKNDRVVTIGGILGTVLAVKDDEVTLKVDESSNTKITFSRSAIQRVVSTSPGDSPEAAAAKK, from the coding sequence ATGATTCCGCTGATTTCGCTCATTGCACAAACGACGCAACCCAATCCCGCCGCCCCACAGGGACTTGAGTCACTGCTGCCGATGCTCGCCGTCATGGGCATCGTCATTTACTTCCTGATGATCCGCCCGCAGAGCAAGGAGCGCAAGACCCGCGCCGCGATGCTGGCCGCCGTCAAGAAGAACGACCGCGTCGTTACCATCGGCGGCATCCTCGGGACCGTGCTGGCCGTCAAGGACGACGAAGTCACATTGAAGGTGGACGAGTCCAGCAACACGAAGATCACCTTCAGCCGCTCCGCCATTCAGCGCGTGGTTTCCACCAGCCCCGGCGATTCGCCCGAGGCAGCCGCGGCCAAGAAGTGA
- the tgt gene encoding tRNA guanosine(34) transglycosylase Tgt has product MSRFSFQIRAVAGRARCAVLHTPHGEIQTPAFMPVGTKASVKGVTPDQLVAAGASIILANTYHLALRPGADIVAEMGGLHRFMSWDRPILTDSGGFQVFSLATLNSIDDDGVTFKSHIDGAVLRLSPSEAVEIQEKLGADIIMAFDQCPPLPASPDLLRQAVDRTIRWARDCRDAKRRDDQALFGIVQGGLDLDLRCRCLDEIVKLDFPGYAIGGLSVGEAPEEMAAFLNEFTHRMPDDRPRYLMGVGRPIDILRAVNTGVDMFDCVLPTRNGRNAFAFCDAGFVRIRNSRYKTDPRPLVENCDCYACSHFSRAYLRHLFLAGEMLGPMLVSLHNIAYYQRLMRRIRETIAAGTFHELLAAFAAFEAGLTTTVDNEDAE; this is encoded by the coding sequence ATGTCTCGATTCTCCTTTCAAATCCGGGCTGTCGCAGGGCGCGCCCGATGCGCGGTGCTCCACACCCCGCATGGTGAGATTCAGACGCCCGCCTTCATGCCGGTCGGGACGAAGGCCAGCGTCAAAGGCGTCACGCCGGACCAGCTCGTCGCCGCCGGCGCGAGCATTATTCTCGCCAACACCTATCACCTCGCCCTGCGTCCCGGCGCCGACATTGTCGCCGAGATGGGCGGGCTGCACCGATTCATGTCCTGGGACCGGCCGATCCTCACCGACAGCGGCGGCTTCCAGGTCTTCAGCCTGGCCACGCTCAACAGCATTGATGACGACGGGGTGACATTCAAGTCGCACATCGACGGCGCGGTACTGCGCCTTTCGCCGTCGGAGGCCGTCGAGATTCAGGAAAAGCTCGGCGCCGACATCATCATGGCCTTCGATCAGTGTCCGCCGCTGCCCGCTTCGCCGGATCTGCTTCGTCAGGCGGTCGATCGGACGATTCGCTGGGCGCGCGACTGCCGCGATGCGAAGCGACGCGACGACCAGGCGCTATTCGGCATTGTCCAGGGCGGGCTCGATCTCGACCTGCGCTGCCGCTGTCTCGACGAGATCGTGAAGCTCGACTTTCCCGGGTACGCGATCGGCGGCCTGTCCGTCGGAGAGGCGCCGGAGGAGATGGCCGCCTTTCTGAACGAATTCACCCATCGCATGCCCGACGACCGCCCTCGCTATCTGATGGGTGTCGGCCGGCCGATCGACATTTTGCGCGCGGTGAATACCGGCGTGGACATGTTCGACTGCGTTCTGCCGACGCGCAACGGCCGTAATGCATTCGCCTTTTGCGACGCCGGTTTCGTGCGCATCCGCAATTCCCGGTACAAGACCGACCCGCGTCCGCTGGTGGAGAATTGCGATTGCTACGCCTGCAGCCATTTCTCCCGGGCCTATCTGCGGCACCTGTTCCTGGCGGGGGAGATGCTCGGCCCGATGCTGGTATCACTGCACAATATCGCCTACTATCAACGCCTCATGCGGCGGATTCGGGAGACGATCGCCGCCGGCACTTTTCATGAGTTGCTCGCCGCGTTCGCCGCGTTCGAGGCGGGCCTGACGACCACGGTTGACAACGAGGACGCTGAATGA
- a CDS encoding TraR/DksA C4-type zinc finger protein, whose protein sequence is MAKGREDSNGHDRPSKKINGADSNGSRQPKVNGRRATIALGGAIPRNGDNAKPTTPMPMTHLSDAELEHFRGQLVQKRAELIGSVKTMESEALRKTRSEGSGDLSMMPIHMADIGTDNYEQEFTLGLVANERDMLRDIDDALARIENKTFGICEATHKPIGKARLKIRPWARFCLEYKRSQEQQRRR, encoded by the coding sequence GTGGCGAAGGGTCGAGAAGATTCGAACGGTCACGATAGACCGTCGAAGAAAATAAACGGCGCGGATTCAAACGGCTCGCGGCAGCCCAAGGTGAATGGTCGAAGGGCGACGATCGCCCTCGGAGGCGCGATTCCCCGTAACGGGGACAACGCGAAGCCAACCACACCGATGCCGATGACTCATCTTTCGGATGCCGAGCTTGAGCACTTCCGCGGGCAGTTGGTCCAGAAGCGCGCCGAGTTGATCGGCTCGGTCAAGACCATGGAAAGCGAAGCTCTGCGCAAGACGCGCTCCGAAGGCAGCGGCGATCTGTCCATGATGCCGATCCACATGGCTGACATCGGCACCGACAACTACGAGCAGGAGTTCACCCTCGGCCTCGTCGCCAACGAGCGAGACATGCTCCGGGATATCGACGACGCATTGGCCAGAATCGAAAACAAGACCTTCGGCATCTGCGAAGCCACCCACAAGCCGATCGGCAAGGCTCGTCTCAAGATCAGGCCCTGGGCTCGATTCTGTCTGGAATACAAGCGTTCGCAGGAACAGCAGCGACGCAGGTAG
- a CDS encoding signal peptidase II yields the protein MTATSEPAPPTIAASGATIQWAITHAPSHLRLWTVAVLGLTADLWTKAWAFRELGAHESRVIIPNLASYKLSLNPGALFGIGAGLAPVFVGASVLALMFVLYLFANSSTKRWSMHIALGLVLAGALGNLYDRATQAAYVAHYPDGSRVIGTLVDEGENTIRIGDFPNGVNARQFPKPPPTSKSGLQPVVRDFVKIEAKIGKLELWPWIFNIADALLVFGVAILLLNFWFDRDHQPSPPANPTQPVGG from the coding sequence ATGACGGCCACGTCAGAACCCGCCCCCCCGACCATTGCTGCATCCGGTGCGACCATTCAGTGGGCCATCACCCACGCCCCCAGCCATCTGCGCCTCTGGACCGTCGCGGTCCTCGGCCTGACCGCCGACCTGTGGACCAAGGCCTGGGCCTTTCGCGAACTCGGCGCACACGAGTCGCGCGTGATCATCCCCAACCTCGCCAGTTACAAGCTCTCGCTCAATCCCGGTGCCCTCTTTGGCATCGGCGCCGGCCTGGCGCCGGTCTTCGTCGGCGCATCGGTCCTGGCCCTCATGTTTGTGCTCTACCTCTTCGCGAACTCATCCACCAAGCGATGGTCCATGCACATCGCCCTCGGGCTGGTGCTCGCCGGCGCCCTGGGCAACCTGTACGACCGGGCCACGCAGGCCGCCTATGTCGCCCACTATCCCGACGGGTCGAGGGTCATCGGCACGCTGGTCGATGAGGGCGAGAATACGATCCGCATCGGCGACTTCCCCAACGGCGTCAATGCCCGACAGTTCCCCAAACCGCCGCCCACCTCCAAGTCGGGCCTTCAACCGGTGGTCCGCGACTTCGTGAAGATCGAGGCTAAGATCGGAAAGCTGGAACTGTGGCCGTGGATCTTCAACATCGCCGACGCCCTGCTGGTCTTCGGCGTGGCGATCCTGCTGCTCAACTTCTGGTTCGACCGTGATCATCAGCCATCGCCGCCCGCGAATCCGACGCAGCCCGTCGGCGGATAG